A DNA window from Hydrogenothermus marinus contains the following coding sequences:
- a CDS encoding bacteriohemerythrin: MLLTKEELPKVALNEMNEIHFEEVDMINNLYDTAMSGDYEKTKKLFDEFIEHIEDHFSFEEDLMEQNEFFAYPMHKMEHDNVLKDLYNLREKFEKTKDTKLIANFLKEGFIPWLINHLNTMDTVTASFLTGGF; this comes from the coding sequence ATGTTATTAACAAAAGAAGAACTTCCAAAAGTTGCATTAAATGAAATGAATGAGATTCATTTTGAAGAAGTAGATATGATTAATAATCTATATGATACTGCTATGTCAGGAGATTATGAAAAAACCAAAAAGTTGTTTGATGAATTTATAGAACATATAGAAGATCATTTTTCTTTTGAAGAAGATTTAATGGAACAAAATGAGTTTTTTGCTTATCCAATGCATAAAATGGAACATGATAATGTATTAAAAGATTTATATAACCTACGAGAAAAATTTGAAAAAACAAAGGATACTAAATTAATTGCAAACTTTCTAAAAGAAGGATTTATTCCTTGGCTTATAAATCATTTAAATACAATGGATACTGTTACTGCTTCATTCTTAACTGGTGGCTTTTAA
- a CDS encoding hemerythrin domain-containing protein, with translation MDLKDFIENLKNEHQEYIQKMENWKKLLHFKFNEDLLEKIINFLKEDIQNHAEKEEERLNQKIEEKYPDFDSQAIIFAHDVLDEAIEDVIYYYEKYKKNKKYKDRLVNSIEKVFTMLKDHFMEEENFLFPNVYKEEKEWL, from the coding sequence ATGGATTTAAAAGATTTCATAGAAAATCTTAAAAATGAACATCAAGAATATATACAAAAAATGGAAAACTGGAAAAAGCTATTACATTTTAAATTTAATGAAGATTTATTGGAAAAAATAATAAATTTTCTTAAAGAAGATATACAAAATCATGCAGAAAAAGAGGAAGAAAGATTAAATCAGAAAATAGAAGAAAAGTATCCAGATTTTGATAGTCAAGCAATAATTTTCGCACATGATGTTTTAGATGAAGCAATAGAAGATGTTATATACTATTATGAAAAATATAAAAAAAATAAAAAATATAAAGATAGATTAGTTAACAGCATTGAAAAAGTATTTACTATGTTAAAGGATCATTTTATGGAAGAAGAAAATTTCCTATTTCCAAATGTATATAAAGAAGAAAAGGAGTGGCTTTAA